One Pseudomonas tolaasii NCPPB 2192 genomic window carries:
- the fnr gene encoding fumarate/nitrate reduction transcriptional regulator Fnr has product MSEPVKLRAHSQAHCKDCSLAPLCLPLSLNLEDMDALDDIVKRGRPLKKGEFLFRQGDKFDSVYAVRSGALKTFSLSDSGEEQITGFHLPSELVGLSGMDTEIHPVSAQALETTSVCEIPFDRLDELALQLPQLRRQLMRVMSREIRDDQQMMLLLSKKTADERIATFLVNLSARFRARGFSANQFRLSMSRNEIGNYLGLAVETVSRVFTRFQQNELIAAEGKEVHILDPIQLCALAGGTLDS; this is encoded by the coding sequence ATGTCCGAGCCAGTCAAACTGCGCGCTCACAGCCAGGCTCATTGCAAGGATTGCAGCCTGGCCCCCCTCTGCCTGCCACTTTCGCTGAATCTGGAAGACATGGATGCGCTGGACGACATCGTTAAACGCGGCCGCCCGCTGAAAAAAGGCGAGTTTCTGTTTCGCCAGGGCGACAAGTTTGACTCCGTGTATGCCGTCCGTTCAGGCGCGCTGAAAACGTTTAGCCTGAGTGACAGCGGCGAAGAACAAATCACCGGTTTCCACCTGCCCAGCGAGTTGGTCGGGCTGTCCGGCATGGACACCGAGATTCATCCGGTGTCGGCCCAGGCGCTGGAGACTACGTCAGTGTGCGAAATTCCCTTCGATCGTCTCGACGAATTGGCCTTGCAGTTGCCGCAACTGCGCCGCCAACTGATGCGCGTGATGAGCCGTGAAATTCGCGACGACCAACAGATGATGCTGTTGCTGTCGAAGAAAACCGCCGACGAGCGGATTGCCACATTCCTGGTCAACCTGTCGGCCCGTTTCCGCGCACGGGGATTTTCGGCCAACCAGTTCCGCCTGAGCATGTCGCGCAATGAAATCGGCAATTACCTGGGCCTGGCGGTGGAAACCGTGTCCCGCGTGTTCACGCGCTTCCAGCAGAACGAGCTGATCGCCGCCGAAGGCAAAGAGGTGCATATCCTCGACCCGATCCAGCTGTGCGCACTGGCCGGCGGCACCCTCGACAGCTGA
- the ccoS gene encoding cbb3-type cytochrome oxidase assembly protein CcoS: MPALYVMIPAALLLVGVAIYIFFWAVDSGQYDDLDGPAHSVLFDDQDPNHLAAVDEANRPEQPAEQPPKAPPHA; this comes from the coding sequence ATGCCAGCTTTATACGTGATGATTCCGGCGGCGCTGTTGTTGGTGGGTGTGGCCATCTACATCTTCTTCTGGGCGGTGGACAGCGGTCAGTACGACGACCTCGACGGCCCCGCCCACAGCGTGCTGTTCGACGACCAGGACCCCAACCACCTGGCCGCCGTCGACGAAGCCAACCGCCCCGAACAACCGGCCGAGCAGCCGCCCAAAGCGCCGCCCCATGCTTGA
- a CDS encoding YbaB/EbfC family nucleoid-associated protein yields the protein MMKGGMAGLMKQAQQMQEKMAKMQEELANAEVTGKAGGDMVSVVMTGRHDIKRVSIDPSVLPGVGEDDLEMLEALFAAAVNDAVRKIEANSQEKMGGVTAGMQLPPGMKLPF from the coding sequence ATGATGAAAGGTGGCATGGCCGGCCTGATGAAGCAGGCGCAGCAGATGCAGGAAAAAATGGCCAAGATGCAGGAAGAACTGGCCAACGCCGAAGTCACCGGTAAAGCCGGTGGCGATATGGTCAGCGTGGTGATGACCGGTCGTCACGACATCAAGCGTGTGAGCATCGACCCAAGCGTATTGCCGGGCGTGGGCGAAGATGACCTGGAAATGCTCGAGGCCTTGTTCGCTGCGGCCGTCAACGACGCCGTGCGCAAGATCGAAGCCAACAGCCAGGAAAAAATGGGCGGCGTGACCGCCGGCATGCAACTGCCGCCGGGCATGAAACTGCCGTTCTGA
- a CDS encoding FixH family protein gives MPAATAASPWYKHLWPWIIIAILACSVTLTLSMVTIAVNNPDNLVNDNYYEAGKGINRSLDRERLAQTLQLRAKVHLDELTGEVEVNLTGYSNPKTLELNLISPTQPGKDRKISLARSDSEPGRYIGQVTDKVEGRRFVELLGVEGDRTWRMFEEEQVSHDKDLLLGDEPLQGAEDLKK, from the coding sequence ATGCCCGCAGCCACCGCCGCAAGCCCCTGGTACAAACACCTCTGGCCCTGGATCATCATCGCAATCCTGGCCTGCTCGGTGACCCTGACCCTGTCCATGGTGACCATCGCGGTAAACAACCCGGACAACCTGGTCAATGACAACTACTACGAGGCCGGCAAGGGCATCAACCGTTCCCTTGACCGCGAACGGCTGGCGCAGACCCTGCAACTGCGCGCCAAGGTGCATTTGGACGAGCTGACCGGCGAGGTCGAGGTGAACCTCACGGGCTACAGCAACCCGAAAACCCTGGAACTGAACCTGATTTCCCCGACCCAGCCGGGCAAGGATCGCAAGATCAGCCTGGCGCGCAGCGACAGCGAGCCTGGCCGCTACATCGGCCAGGTCACCGACAAGGTCGAAGGCCGGCGTTTTGTAGAATTGCTTGGCGTCGAAGGCGACCGCACCTGGCGGATGTTCGAAGAAGAACAGGTCAGCCACGACAAGGATTTGCTTCTGGGCGATGAGCCGTTGCAGGGGGCCGAAGACCTGAAAAAGTAA
- a CDS encoding heavy metal translocating P-type ATPase, with the protein MTTPCYHCALPVPSGSRFTTLILGERRELCCPGCQAVAEAIVAGGLESYYQHRSEASTNPDALPVQLVDELALYDRADVQQPFVHHTGELAETTLLMEGISCAACGWLIEKHLRGLPAVAEARLNLSNHRLHVQWADGQLPLSQLLSELRHIGYAAHPYQADRAAEQLAGENRLALRQLGVAGLLWFQAMMATMATWPEFNIDLSPELHVILRWVAMFLTTPIVFYSCAPFFKGALRDLRTRHLTMDVSVSLAIGGAYLAGIWTAITGTGELYFDAVGMFALFLLAGRYLERRARERTAAATAQLVNLLPASCLRLHHDGQSERILLSELALGDRVLVHPGAVLPADGVILDGQSSIDESLLTGEYLPQPRHAGDSVTAGTLNVEGALTVEVRALGHDTRLSAIVRLLERAQAEKPRLAQIADRAAQWFLLCSLIAAAVIGLVWWELDASRAFWIVLAMLVATCPCALSLATPTALTAATGSLHKLGLLLTRGHVLEGLNQIDTVIFDKTGTLTEGRLALRAIRPLGTLNSDECLSLAAALENRSEHPIARAFGRAPLAADEVHSSPGLGLEGRVGERLMRIGQPGYVCELSGCPIPASPDEAGQWLLLGDRDGALAWFVLDDRLRSDAPALLAACKARGWRTLLLSGDSSPMVASVAAELGIDEARGGLRPDDKLQVLQQLHKEGRKVLMLGDGVNDVPVLAAADISVAMGSATDLAKTSADAVLLSNRLDALVQAFALARRTRRVIIENLLWAGLYNGLMLPFAALGWVTPIWAAVGMSVSSLTVVLNALRLTRLPGAHAASAPLSTRPLPA; encoded by the coding sequence ATGACCACCCCCTGCTACCACTGCGCCCTGCCCGTCCCCTCGGGCAGCCGCTTCACCACCCTCATCCTCGGCGAGCGCCGCGAGCTCTGCTGCCCGGGCTGTCAGGCGGTGGCCGAAGCCATTGTGGCCGGCGGCCTGGAAAGTTATTACCAGCACCGCAGCGAAGCCTCGACCAACCCCGACGCATTGCCGGTGCAGTTGGTGGACGAACTTGCGCTGTACGACCGCGCCGACGTCCAGCAGCCCTTCGTGCACCACACGGGCGAACTGGCCGAAACCACCCTGTTGATGGAAGGCATCAGTTGCGCAGCCTGCGGCTGGCTGATCGAAAAACACCTGCGCGGCCTGCCCGCCGTGGCCGAGGCGCGGTTGAACCTGTCCAACCATCGCCTGCATGTGCAATGGGCCGATGGGCAACTGCCGCTCAGCCAATTGCTCAGCGAACTGCGCCATATCGGTTACGCCGCCCACCCGTATCAGGCGGATCGCGCCGCCGAGCAACTGGCCGGCGAAAACCGCCTGGCCTTGCGCCAACTGGGCGTGGCCGGTTTGCTGTGGTTCCAGGCGATGATGGCAACCATGGCCACCTGGCCCGAATTCAATATCGACCTGAGCCCGGAACTGCACGTCATCCTGCGCTGGGTGGCGATGTTTCTGACAACCCCCATCGTGTTTTACAGCTGCGCACCGTTTTTCAAAGGTGCCCTGCGCGACCTGCGCACCCGCCACCTGACCATGGACGTGTCGGTGTCCCTGGCGATTGGCGGCGCCTATCTGGCCGGCATCTGGACCGCAATCACCGGCACCGGCGAGTTGTATTTCGATGCAGTGGGCATGTTCGCGCTGTTCCTGCTGGCCGGCCGCTACCTGGAACGCCGCGCCCGGGAACGTACGGCGGCCGCCACCGCGCAGTTGGTCAACCTGCTGCCGGCGTCGTGCCTGCGCCTGCACCATGACGGGCAAAGTGAACGCATCCTGCTCAGTGAATTGGCCCTGGGTGACCGCGTGCTGGTACACCCCGGCGCCGTGCTGCCGGCAGATGGCGTGATTCTCGACGGCCAATCGAGCATTGATGAATCGCTGCTCACCGGCGAATACCTGCCACAACCCCGGCATGCCGGCGACAGCGTCACTGCGGGCACACTCAATGTTGAAGGCGCGTTGACCGTCGAAGTTCGCGCCCTGGGCCATGACACGCGCCTGTCCGCCATCGTGCGCCTGCTGGAGCGCGCCCAGGCCGAGAAACCGCGTCTGGCGCAAATCGCCGACCGCGCGGCCCAGTGGTTCCTGCTGTGTTCGTTGATTGCGGCGGCGGTGATTGGCCTGGTGTGGTGGGAGCTGGACGCGTCGCGCGCGTTCTGGATCGTGCTGGCCATGCTGGTGGCGACCTGCCCGTGCGCGCTGTCCCTCGCCACACCGACCGCCCTGACCGCCGCCACCGGCTCCCTGCACAAACTCGGGCTGTTGCTGACGCGCGGCCATGTACTCGAAGGCCTGAACCAGATCGACACGGTGATCTTCGACAAGACCGGCACCCTCACCGAAGGCCGGCTGGCGCTGCGCGCAATTCGCCCGCTGGGCACGCTGAACAGCGATGAATGCCTGAGCCTCGCCGCTGCGCTGGAAAACCGCTCCGAACACCCGATTGCCCGCGCCTTTGGCCGCGCGCCGCTGGCCGCTGACGAAGTGCACAGTTCCCCCGGTCTGGGGCTCGAAGGCCGAGTGGGCGAACGCCTGATGCGCATCGGCCAGCCCGGCTATGTCTGCGAGTTAAGTGGGTGCCCGATACCCGCGTCACCCGACGAAGCCGGCCAATGGCTGCTGCTCGGCGACCGCGACGGTGCCCTTGCCTGGTTCGTGCTGGACGACCGCCTGCGCAGTGACGCCCCCGCCCTGTTGGCCGCGTGCAAGGCGCGCGGCTGGCGGACATTGCTGCTGTCGGGCGACAGTTCGCCGATGGTTGCCAGTGTCGCCGCCGAGCTGGGTATCGACGAGGCCCGCGGCGGCCTGCGCCCCGACGACAAGCTGCAGGTGCTGCAACAACTGCACAAGGAAGGCCGCAAGGTGTTGATGCTCGGCGATGGCGTCAACGACGTGCCGGTGCTCGCCGCCGCCGATATCAGTGTGGCCATGGGCTCGGCCACGGACCTGGCGAAAACCAGCGCCGATGCCGTGCTGCTTTCCAACCGGCTCGATGCGTTGGTGCAAGCCTTCGCCCTCGCGCGGCGCACACGGCGGGTGATCATCGAAAACCTGCTGTGGGCCGGGTTGTACAATGGGCTTATGCTGCCGTTTGCCGCCCTCGGCTGGGTCACGCCGATCTGGGCCGCGGTCGGCATGTCCGTCAGTTCGTTGACCGTGGTGCTCAATGCCCTGCGCCTGACTCGCCTGCCGGGCGCGCACGCTGCCAGCGCCCCTTTATCAACCCGCCCGCTGCCGGCATGA
- the recR gene encoding recombination mediator RecR, with product MSFSPLIRQLIDALRILPGVGQKTAQRMALQLLERDRSGGTRLAQALSQAMTGVGHCRQCRTLTEEELCPQCADPRRDDTLLCVVEGPMDVYAVEQTGYRGRYFVLKGHLSPLDGLGPEAIGIPQLVARIEEQGTFTEVILATNPTVEGEATAHYIAQLLTNKGLITSRIAHGVPLGGELELVDGGTLAHSFAGRKPIAL from the coding sequence ATGAGCTTCAGCCCCCTGATTCGCCAACTGATCGACGCCCTGCGCATTTTGCCGGGTGTCGGCCAGAAAACCGCCCAGCGCATGGCCCTGCAGCTGCTGGAGCGCGACCGCAGCGGCGGCACCCGATTGGCACAGGCCCTGAGCCAGGCCATGACCGGCGTAGGCCACTGCCGCCAATGCCGTACGCTTACCGAAGAAGAACTCTGCCCGCAGTGCGCCGACCCGCGCCGTGACGACACGCTGCTGTGCGTGGTGGAAGGGCCAATGGACGTGTATGCAGTGGAGCAGACCGGCTATCGCGGGCGCTACTTTGTACTCAAGGGGCATCTGTCGCCGCTGGACGGGCTGGGCCCTGAAGCTATCGGCATTCCGCAGTTGGTGGCGCGCATCGAAGAGCAGGGCACGTTCACTGAAGTGATCCTGGCCACTAACCCGACGGTGGAAGGCGAGGCGACCGCGCATTACATCGCTCAACTACTGACCAATAAAGGCCTGATCACCTCGCGCATCGCCCACGGCGTGCCGCTGGGTGGCGAGCTGGAACTGGTGGATGGCGGCACGCTGGCGCACTCCTTCGCCGGCCGCAAACCCATCGCCCTCTAA
- a CDS encoding adenine phosphoribosyltransferase, whose protein sequence is MTFDSFDIKSLIRPVIDFPKPGVIFRDITPLFQSPRALRLVADSFAHRYVEADFTHIGAMDARGFLIGSIIAYQLNKPLILFRKQGKLPADVLAEGYQTEYGEAFLEVHADSLCEGDSVLMFDDLIATGGTLIAAANLVRRMGAKIFEAAAIIDLPELGGSQRLEDMGIPTFCLTQFGLTEK, encoded by the coding sequence ATGACTTTCGATTCGTTCGACATCAAATCCCTGATCCGCCCTGTCATCGACTTCCCCAAGCCTGGGGTGATCTTTCGTGATATCACGCCGCTGTTCCAGTCGCCCCGCGCCCTGCGCCTGGTGGCTGACAGCTTTGCGCACCGCTATGTCGAAGCCGACTTCACCCACATCGGCGCGATGGATGCGCGGGGTTTCCTGATCGGCTCGATCATCGCTTACCAATTGAACAAGCCACTGATCCTGTTCCGCAAACAGGGCAAACTGCCGGCTGACGTGCTGGCCGAGGGTTATCAGACCGAATACGGCGAAGCCTTCCTGGAAGTGCACGCCGACAGCCTGTGTGAAGGTGATTCAGTGCTGATGTTCGATGATTTGATCGCGACCGGTGGCACCCTGATCGCAGCGGCGAACCTGGTGCGGCGCATGGGGGCGAAGATTTTTGAAGCGGCGGCGATTATTGATTTGCCGGAGCTGGGTGGGTCGCAGCGCCTGGAAGACATGGGCATCCCGACCTTCTGCCTGACGCAGTTCGGCTTGACTGAAAAATAG
- a CDS encoding sulfite exporter TauE/SafE family protein — translation MLELAPLLVSALILGLLGGGHCLGMCGGLMGALTLAIPREQRSRRFRLLLAYNLGRILSYATAGLLIGLAGWAVANSPAAMVLRVLAGLLLISMGLYLAGWWSGLTRIERLGRGLWRFIQPVANRLLPVSSLPRALLLGALWGWLPCGLVYSTLLWAASQGNAWDSALLMLAFGLGTWPVLLATGLAAERVTALLRKRSVRVAGGLLVMLFGVWTLPGPHQHWLMGH, via the coding sequence ATGCTTGAATTGGCGCCGCTGCTGGTTTCCGCGCTGATCCTCGGTCTGCTCGGCGGCGGGCATTGCCTGGGCATGTGCGGCGGGCTGATGGGCGCGTTGACCCTGGCGATTCCCAGGGAACAACGCAGCCGGCGTTTTCGCCTGCTGCTGGCGTACAACCTGGGGCGTATTCTCAGCTATGCCACGGCCGGGTTGTTGATCGGCCTGGCGGGCTGGGCAGTGGCCAACAGCCCGGCGGCGATGGTCCTGCGTGTGCTCGCCGGGTTGTTGCTGATCAGCATGGGCCTGTACCTGGCCGGCTGGTGGAGCGGCCTGACCCGCATCGAACGCCTCGGGCGCGGCCTGTGGCGCTTTATCCAGCCGGTCGCCAACCGTTTGCTGCCGGTGTCCAGCCTGCCGCGTGCCTTGCTGCTCGGCGCGCTGTGGGGCTGGCTGCCATGCGGATTGGTCTACAGCACCCTGCTGTGGGCGGCGAGCCAGGGCAATGCGTGGGACAGCGCGCTCTTGATGCTCGCGTTTGGCTTGGGCACCTGGCCCGTGCTGCTGGCAACCGGGCTGGCCGCTGAACGTGTCACCGCCTTGCTGCGCAAACGCAGCGTTCGCGTGGCCGGAGGGTTGCTGGTGATGCTGTTTGGCGTGTGGACATTGCCGGGGCCTCACCAACACTGGTTAATGGGTCATTGA
- a CDS encoding NADP-dependent oxidoreductase gives MPQEPILNQRIVLVSRPHGAPTPENFRLERVNLPELADGQVLLKTLYLSLDPYMRGRMSDAPSYAAPVEIDEVMTGGAVSRIEQSRNPKFEVGDLVVGSTGWQSHSISDGRNLIPVPKGLASPSMALGVLGMPGMTAYMGLMDIGQPKAGETLVVAAASGAVGSVVGQVAKLKGLRVVGIAGGADKCRYVVDELGFDACIDHKSADFANELALACFKGVDIYFENVGGKVFDAVVPLLNPKARIPLCGLIAGYNAHEAPSGPDRLPALQRTLLTKRVRIQGFIVFDDYGDRQPEFLSAMAPWVRDGKIKFREDVVNGLEQAPEAFIGLLEGRNFGKLVVRVAQD, from the coding sequence ATGCCTCAAGAACCGATTCTGAACCAGCGCATCGTCCTGGTTTCACGCCCGCACGGCGCGCCGACCCCGGAGAATTTCCGCCTGGAACGGGTGAACCTGCCGGAATTGGCGGACGGCCAGGTGTTGTTGAAAACCCTGTACCTGTCCCTCGATCCCTACATGCGGGGGCGCATGAGCGACGCGCCGTCCTACGCAGCGCCGGTGGAAATCGACGAGGTCATGACCGGTGGCGCTGTCAGCCGTATCGAGCAGTCGCGTAATCCGAAATTCGAAGTGGGCGACCTGGTGGTCGGCTCTACCGGCTGGCAGAGCCACAGCATTTCCGACGGCCGCAACCTGATCCCGGTGCCCAAGGGGCTCGCCAGCCCGTCGATGGCCCTGGGTGTGCTCGGCATGCCGGGCATGACCGCTTACATGGGCTTGATGGACATCGGCCAGCCCAAGGCCGGGGAAACCCTGGTGGTGGCCGCGGCGTCGGGCGCTGTGGGCTCGGTGGTGGGGCAGGTGGCCAAGCTCAAGGGCTTGCGCGTGGTGGGTATCGCCGGTGGCGCTGACAAGTGCCGCTATGTGGTGGACGAGCTGGGCTTTGATGCCTGTATCGACCACAAGAGTGCTGATTTTGCCAATGAGCTGGCCCTGGCCTGTTTCAAGGGCGTGGACATCTACTTTGAAAACGTCGGCGGCAAGGTCTTTGACGCCGTGGTGCCGCTGCTCAACCCCAAGGCGCGAATTCCACTGTGCGGGCTGATCGCCGGCTATAACGCCCATGAGGCGCCCAGCGGTCCGGATCGTCTACCGGCGTTGCAACGCACCTTGCTGACCAAGCGCGTGCGCATCCAGGGCTTTATCGTGTTTGACGACTATGGCGATCGCCAACCCGAGTTTCTCAGCGCGATGGCGCCGTGGGTACGCGACGGCAAGATCAAGTTCCGCGAAGACGTGGTCAACGGCCTGGAGCAGGCGCCCGAGGCCTTTATTGGCCTGCTGGAAGGGCGCAACTTCGGCAAGTTGGTGGTACGCGTCGCGCAGGATTGA
- a CDS encoding acyl-CoA dehydrogenase family protein — protein MSAFQDYFDPSHQLVRDSVRRFVEREMLPNVEQWEEAESFPRALYLKAGAAGILGIGYPESLGGSHEGDLFAKVAASEELMRCGSGGVVAGLGSLDIGLPPIVKWARPEVRERVAPPVLAGEKICALAVTEPGGGSDVANLQTRAVREGDHYRVSGSKTFITSGIRADFYTVAVRTGGPGFGGISLLLIEKGTPGFSVGQPLKKMGWWASDTAQLFFDDCRVPVGHLIGAENMGFACIMGNFQSERLALALMANMTAQLALEESLKWAAEREAFGKPIGKFQVIKHRLAEMATAVEVSREFTYRQAAKMAAGKSVIKEISMAKNLATDTADRVTYDAVQILGGQGYMRGSLVERLYRDNRILSIGGGTREVMNEIISKQMGL, from the coding sequence ATGTCTGCCTTTCAGGACTACTTCGATCCCAGCCACCAATTGGTCCGCGACAGCGTGCGCCGTTTCGTCGAGCGCGAGATGTTGCCGAACGTCGAGCAGTGGGAAGAAGCCGAGAGCTTTCCCCGAGCGTTGTACCTCAAGGCCGGCGCGGCAGGCATTCTCGGCATCGGTTACCCCGAAAGCCTGGGCGGTAGCCATGAGGGCGACCTGTTTGCGAAGGTCGCCGCCAGCGAAGAACTGATGCGCTGTGGGTCTGGCGGCGTAGTGGCCGGGCTTGGATCGCTGGATATCGGCCTGCCGCCGATCGTCAAATGGGCGCGCCCCGAGGTGCGCGAGCGGGTGGCGCCGCCGGTATTGGCTGGCGAGAAGATTTGCGCACTCGCAGTGACCGAGCCCGGGGGCGGTTCGGATGTGGCCAACCTGCAAACCCGCGCCGTGCGTGAGGGCGACCATTACCGCGTCAGCGGCAGCAAAACCTTCATCACCAGCGGCATCCGTGCCGACTTCTACACCGTGGCCGTGCGCACTGGAGGCCCGGGGTTTGGCGGCATCAGCCTGTTGCTCATCGAAAAAGGCACGCCCGGTTTCAGCGTCGGCCAGCCGTTGAAAAAAATGGGTTGGTGGGCGTCAGACACGGCGCAATTGTTCTTCGACGATTGCCGCGTACCCGTCGGCCATTTGATCGGCGCCGAGAACATGGGCTTTGCCTGCATCATGGGCAACTTCCAGAGCGAGCGCCTGGCCCTGGCCTTGATGGCCAATATGACCGCACAACTTGCGCTGGAAGAAAGCCTGAAATGGGCGGCCGAGCGCGAGGCATTTGGCAAACCCATCGGTAAATTCCAGGTGATCAAGCATCGCCTGGCGGAAATGGCCACGGCGGTGGAGGTTTCCCGGGAGTTCACCTACCGCCAGGCGGCGAAAATGGCGGCCGGCAAAAGTGTGATCAAAGAGATTTCCATGGCCAAGAACCTGGCGACCGACACGGCTGACCGCGTGACGTATGACGCCGTGCAGATTCTTGGAGGGCAGGGGTATATGCGCGGCAGCCTGGTGGAGCGGCTGTACCGGGACAACCGCATTCTGTCGATCGGCGGGGGGACGCGGGAAGTGATGAATGAAATCATCAGCAAGCAGATGGGGTTGTAA
- the hemN gene encoding oxygen-independent coproporphyrinogen III oxidase, giving the protein MLDAIRWDTDLIHRYDLPGPRYTSYPTAVQFDSQVGTFDLLHALRDSRKAARPLSLYVHVPFCANICYYCACNKVITKDRGRAQAYLQRLEQEIQLVACHLDPKQPVEQLHFGGGTPTFLSHDELRQVMTRLRQHFNVLDDDSGDYGIEIDPREADWATMGLLRELGFNRVSIGLQDLDPEVQRAVNRLQSLEETRAVIDAARTLQFRSINIDLIYGLPKQSPLSFARTVEEVIRLQPDRLSVFNYAHLPERFMPQRRINSDDLPSPAAKLLMLQTTIEQLTQAGYRYIGMDHFALPDDELAVAQEEGTLQRNFQGYTTHGHCDLIGLGVSAISQIGDLYCQNSSDLNHYQNALAGAQLATSRGLVCTTDDRLRRAVIQQLICNFSLSFDSIEHAFNVDFRGYFADVWPQLETMAADGLIELNAQGIHVLPAGRLLVRSVCMVFDACLEHQNRQRFSRVI; this is encoded by the coding sequence ATGCTCGACGCCATTCGTTGGGACACCGATCTGATTCACCGCTACGACCTGCCGGGGCCGCGCTATACGTCCTACCCCACCGCCGTACAATTCGACAGCCAGGTCGGCACCTTCGACCTGCTCCACGCCCTGCGCGACAGCCGCAAGGCAGCACGGCCCTTGTCGCTGTATGTGCACGTGCCGTTCTGCGCCAACATTTGCTACTACTGCGCCTGCAACAAGGTCATCACCAAAGACCGTGGCCGCGCCCAGGCCTACCTGCAGCGCCTGGAACAGGAAATCCAGCTGGTGGCCTGCCACCTCGACCCGAAACAGCCCGTGGAGCAATTGCACTTCGGCGGCGGTACGCCGACGTTTCTCAGCCACGACGAACTGCGCCAGGTCATGACGCGCCTGCGCCAGCACTTCAACGTGCTGGACGACGATTCCGGCGACTACGGCATCGAAATCGACCCGCGCGAGGCTGACTGGGCAACCATGGGCCTGCTGCGCGAATTGGGCTTCAACCGCGTCAGCATCGGCCTGCAAGACCTCGACCCCGAGGTGCAGCGCGCCGTGAACCGCCTGCAAAGCCTGGAAGAAACCCGCGCGGTGATTGATGCGGCGCGCACCCTGCAGTTTCGCTCGATCAACATCGACCTGATCTACGGCCTGCCCAAACAATCGCCGCTGAGCTTTGCGCGCACGGTGGAAGAAGTGATCAGGCTGCAACCGGACCGCCTGTCAGTGTTCAACTACGCGCATCTGCCCGAGCGTTTCATGCCCCAGCGGCGCATCAACAGCGATGACTTGCCCTCGCCGGCGGCCAAGCTGCTGATGCTGCAAACCACCATTGAACAACTGACCCAGGCCGGTTACCGCTACATCGGCATGGACCACTTTGCCCTGCCGGACGACGAACTGGCGGTGGCCCAGGAAGAAGGCACGCTGCAGCGCAATTTCCAGGGTTACACCACCCACGGGCATTGCGATTTGATCGGCTTGGGCGTCTCGGCGATCAGCCAGATCGGCGACTTGTATTGCCAGAACAGCAGCGACCTCAATCACTACCAAAATGCTCTAGCCGGGGCGCAACTGGCCACCAGCCGGGGCCTGGTATGCACCACCGATGATCGGTTGCGGCGGGCAGTGATTCAGCAGTTGATCTGCAACTTCAGCCTGTCATTCGACAGCATTGAACACGCCTTCAACGTCGACTTTCGCGGTTATTTCGCCGACGTTTGGCCACAGCTGGAGACAATGGCCGCAGACGGCCTGATCGAACTGAATGCCCAGGGAATCCACGTGCTGCCGGCCGGGCGCCTGCTGGTGCGCTCGGTGTGCATGGTGTTCGACGCCTGCCTGGAGCACCAGAACCGGCAGCGCTTCTCGCGGGTGATCTAG